In Oryctolagus cuniculus chromosome X, mOryCun1.1, whole genome shotgun sequence, a single window of DNA contains:
- the LOC127487102 gene encoding melanoma-associated antigen 8-like yields the protein MMPHGQESQRCKSEGGLQAPGEAAWLSKVGEEEATAAGSCPSSDLIPGTPQGEPGAAVPRPPKSPQPASSTTSSSSSGCSQSDDSPSSQEEEGPAPWQCLEDAEFLLQDALDEKMAKLVKLLLLKYLRKELISVEEMLSCVTIYYEDYFPGIFCKAFECIHLIFGIEMKQADLTGHLYGLVPALGLTCHDVLGGDQTMPKTGLLISILGLVFIGGRCVPELQIWEALSVMGLYAGSEHCIFGEPRKLITEEWVQAGYLEYRQVPQSDPARFEFLWGPRAHAETSEMRVLQYLARFNRNDPRFHPSMNQGAVGDEKESVQAADAGGAVESESRRVEPEPGPGPGPVSRAAPCESGPVRYSHCEDSNESSD from the coding sequence ATGATGCCTCACGGTCAGGAGAGCCAGCGCTGCAAAAGTGAGGGAGGCCTTCAGGCTCCAGGAGAAGCTGCTTGGTTGTCCAAGGTTGGGGAAGAGGAGGCcactgctgctggctcctgcccctcctctgaTCTGATACCAGGTACCCCCCAGGGGGAGCCTGGGGCTGCGGTCCCGCGTCCTCCCAAGAGTCCTCAGCCAGCCTCCTCAACCACCAGCAGTTCATCTTCGGGATGCAGCCAATCCGATGacagccccagcagccaggaggaagAGGGCCCAGCCCCCTGGCAGTGCCTGGAAGATGCAGAGTTCTTGCTCCAAGATGCGCTGGATGAGAAGATGGCCAAGTTGGTGAAGCTCCTGCTTCTCAAGTATCTCAGGAAAGAGCTGATCTCCGTGGAGGAAATGCTGAGTTGTGTCACCATATATTACGAAGACTACTTCCCTGGGATCTTCTGCAAAGCCTTTGAGTGCATCCATCTGATCTTTGGCATTGAGATGAAGCAAGCAGACCTCACTGGCCATTTGTATGGGCTCGTCCCTGCACTAGGCCTCACCTGCCATGATGTGCTGGGGGGCGACCAGACCATGCCCAAGACTGGGCTCTTGATATCCATCCTGGGCTTGGTGTTCATCGGGGGCAGGTGTGTCCCCGAGCTACAGATATGGGAAGCTCTGAGTGTGATGGGGCTGTATGCTGGGAGTGAGCACTGCATCTTTGGGGAGCCCAGGAAGCTCATCACCGAAGAATGGGTGCAGGCAGGGTACCTGGAGTACCGGCAGGTGCCCCAGAGCGATCCCGCTCGCTTCGAGTTTCTGTGGGGTCCAAGGGCCCACGCTGAAACCAGCGAGATGAGAGTCCTGCAGTATTTGGCCAGGTTCAATAGGAATGACCCCAGATTCCACCCATCCATGAATCAAGGGGCTGtgggagatgagaaagagagTGTCCAGGCCGCAGATGCAGGCGGGGCCGTAGAGAGTGAGAGTCGCAgggtagagccagagccagggccagggccagggccagtgtCTCGCGCTGCCCCCTGTGAAAGTGGGCCTGTTCGTTACTCTCACTGCGAAGACAGCAATGAGAGTTCTGACTAG